Proteins from one candidate division WOR-3 bacterium genomic window:
- a CDS encoding tetratricopeptide repeat protein, giving the protein MDIKSTFKFVITFIAPIFFLPLYADVGSLMRRGNDFMRKGKYEDALKTYEQAQVLEPDNIKIHYNMGRALYKMEKYPEAIKEFEIGLLTKDKKFQANSIYNIGNCKFKQGDLEGAINAYKTALLLNNKDRKAKENLEFCLKLKEQLKNQPQSDTTKQQTQEPPQRQPQPSPQSSKPEMSQADANRILELLKNKEKEERQKEKPKPQLEKVEKDW; this is encoded by the coding sequence GTGGATATAAAATCAACCTTCAAATTTGTCATCACTTTTATCGCCCCAATATTTTTCCTTCCGCTTTATGCCGATGTCGGTTCATTGATGCGCCGGGGAAATGATTTTATGCGGAAAGGGAAATATGAAGATGCCTTAAAGACCTATGAACAGGCGCAGGTTCTTGAACCCGACAATATCAAAATTCACTACAATATGGGGCGGGCTTTATATAAAATGGAGAAGTATCCAGAGGCAATAAAAGAATTTGAAATCGGTCTACTTACTAAAGATAAAAAATTTCAAGCGAATTCAATCTACAATATTGGTAATTGTAAATTCAAACAGGGTGATCTGGAAGGAGCGATAAATGCCTATAAAACCGCCCTTCTTTTGAATAATAAGGACCGTAAGGCAAAAGAGAATTTAGAGTTTTGTTTGAAATTGAAGGAGCAATTGAAGAATCAACCCCAGAGTGATACTACGAAACAGCAGACACAGGAACCACCTCAACGACAACCTCAACCTTCACCCCAGAGTTCAAAACCCGAGATGTCTCAGGCAGATGCCAATAGAATTCTGGAGTTGCTGAAAAATAAAGAGAAAGAAGAACGGCAAAAGGAAAAGCCCAAGCCCCAATTAGAAAAGGTTGAAAAGGATTGGTGA
- a CDS encoding VWA domain-containing protein — MIKWAEPKYLYLLLVLPVMWLGFILLYLQKKRALKKFADDNLIPFLIEMFNGRMFWIKSLLFLGAVLFLIISLARPKWGEKLQIYKGKGIDIVIALDASKSMYAQDVKPSRLERAKQDIAYLLNNLGTHQVGITAFAGDCYVMCPLTTDIDAAKLFLDIIEPNMIPRPGTNIARAIEVSSSLFNPKEETHKALILFTDGDNLEGDPLPALEKAIDQGVRVFTVGIGTPEGAPIPETSGGSVVYKKDRDGNIVMTRLADRLLLLIARMANGRFFRTEGPYIEKLIEELESIKKKEFGGGEYVQFEERYQYFLAIAFGLFFLSVFLSDRRGKWI; from the coding sequence GTGATCAAGTGGGCAGAACCAAAATACCTTTATCTCCTCCTCGTGCTTCCAGTCATGTGGCTGGGATTTATATTACTCTATCTTCAGAAAAAGCGCGCGCTTAAAAAATTTGCTGATGATAATCTGATTCCATTTCTTATCGAGATGTTCAACGGGCGAATGTTCTGGATAAAATCGTTGCTCTTTTTGGGTGCAGTATTATTTCTGATTATCAGTCTTGCCCGTCCTAAATGGGGTGAAAAATTACAGATTTATAAAGGGAAGGGTATTGATATCGTTATTGCCCTTGATGCCTCCAAAAGCATGTATGCCCAGGATGTCAAACCTTCGAGATTAGAGAGGGCGAAACAGGACATTGCATATCTACTTAATAATCTCGGAACCCATCAGGTAGGTATTACCGCCTTTGCGGGAGACTGCTATGTGATGTGCCCATTGACAACGGATATCGATGCCGCTAAACTATTTCTGGATATCATCGAACCGAATATGATACCACGACCTGGGACAAATATTGCCCGTGCCATCGAGGTTTCTTCTTCATTATTCAATCCTAAAGAAGAAACCCACAAGGCACTCATCCTTTTCACCGACGGTGATAATCTGGAAGGTGATCCGCTGCCAGCATTGGAAAAGGCGATTGACCAGGGGGTGCGGGTGTTTACCGTGGGCATCGGCACACCTGAAGGGGCACCCATTCCAGAGACATCAGGCGGGAGTGTTGTTTATAAAAAGGACCGCGATGGGAATATTGTTATGACGCGACTCGCAGATAGATTATTGCTTTTGATTGCGCGCATGGCAAATGGAAGATTTTTTAGGACCGAAGGTCCCTACATTGAAAAGTTGATTGAGGAATTGGAATCAATTAAGAAAAAGGAATTTGGGGGTGGTGAGTATGTTCAGTTTGAGGAGCGTTATCAATACTTTCTGGCAATCGCCTTTGGTCTGTTTTTTCTCAGTGTTTTCTTGAGTGACCGGAGAGGAAAGTGGATATAA
- a CDS encoding VWA domain-containing protein, whose translation MRFAQPLFFLLLIPVAGLIYWELKKRTAAIKFSDTHFFKIYPHRNYFFKYLFLILNAGCLILMVLGLARPQQGRVYEETETRGVDIMLCLDISGTMQAEDFSPKNRLYVAKERAKEFISKRPGDRIGLVIFAVTALTQCPLTIDHKILLDLLDRIDFGIIQDGTAIGMGLATAVARLKDSKAKEKIIILLTDGLNNAGEVDPLTAARLAQAHNIKVYCIGVGSKGPVPIPVRHPIYGKIYVREEVDLDMKTLEEIANLTGGRAFLATDAQALKTIYDEIDKLEPTTFKVSRYTVYSEKAQSFMLPAIIFCFANFILSVTWLRRLP comes from the coding sequence ATGAGATTTGCCCAACCATTATTCTTTCTATTACTCATACCGGTGGCAGGATTGATATACTGGGAGCTGAAAAAACGCACCGCGGCGATTAAATTTTCCGATACCCACTTTTTCAAAATTTATCCACACCGGAACTACTTTTTCAAGTATCTTTTTCTTATTCTTAATGCCGGATGCCTTATCCTAATGGTTTTGGGTCTTGCCCGGCCTCAACAGGGTCGGGTGTATGAAGAGACCGAGACCCGAGGTGTGGATATCATGCTCTGTCTTGATATCTCCGGCACGATGCAGGCAGAAGATTTCAGTCCCAAGAATCGCTTATATGTGGCAAAAGAACGCGCCAAGGAGTTTATCTCAAAAAGACCAGGCGACCGGATTGGCCTGGTGATATTTGCGGTGACGGCATTGACTCAATGTCCCCTTACCATTGACCATAAGATCCTACTCGACCTATTGGATCGGATTGATTTCGGTATCATCCAGGACGGAACCGCGATTGGAATGGGGTTAGCAACCGCGGTGGCAAGATTGAAGGACTCCAAAGCGAAAGAGAAAATAATTATACTCTTGACCGATGGACTTAATAATGCTGGAGAAGTTGATCCGCTCACGGCCGCCAGACTTGCCCAAGCCCATAATATCAAAGTTTATTGTATTGGTGTTGGCTCCAAGGGACCGGTTCCGATACCGGTGCGCCATCCAATATACGGCAAGATTTATGTACGTGAAGAAGTGGATTTGGATATGAAAACCTTAGAAGAGATTGCTAACCTCACCGGTGGGAGGGCGTTTCTTGCGACCGATGCCCAGGCGCTGAAAACTATTTATGATGAAATTGATAAACTGGAACCCACCACTTTTAAAGTATCAAGATACACAGTCTATTCAGAGAAGGCACAATCTTTCATGCTTCCGGCGATCATCTTTTGTTTCGCTAATTTTATTCTCTCAGTGACATGGTTGAGGAGGCTACCGTGA
- a CDS encoding DUF58 domain-containing protein — translation MLAPEFVKKIRAIEIRTKKLVNTTFAGEYKSSFKGTGIEFVDVREYLPGDDIRAIDWKVTARMGRPYVKKYVEERELTVILCVDASGSSHFGTKNQLKIEQAAMVAATLAFSAVRNNDKVGLLFFTDRVEKYVPPKKGRFHVLRLIRDILYFQPEHKGTDPVQAVEFLMHILRHRAIVFFISDFLGSGFEPEKIRIPFGVAAKKHDLVVIRITDPREEDIPKLGIVEFEDLETGEIMMVNTDDKSLLDQYRRYCEMKAIAQERLFKSLGVDYIDLKTAEDFTPKLHKFFEERARRFR, via the coding sequence ATGCTTGCTCCAGAATTTGTAAAAAAAATTCGTGCGATTGAAATTCGCACCAAGAAGTTGGTGAATACAACTTTTGCTGGCGAATATAAATCATCATTTAAAGGCACCGGAATAGAGTTTGTGGATGTGCGCGAGTATCTTCCAGGCGATGATATTCGTGCCATTGACTGGAAGGTCACGGCAAGGATGGGACGACCGTATGTGAAAAAATATGTGGAAGAAAGGGAACTGACAGTGATATTATGCGTTGATGCATCTGGTTCAAGCCATTTCGGGACCAAAAATCAATTGAAGATTGAACAGGCAGCGATGGTGGCAGCGACATTAGCATTTTCTGCGGTGCGCAACAATGACAAAGTGGGACTGCTTTTCTTCACCGATCGTGTAGAGAAATATGTTCCACCAAAAAAAGGGCGTTTCCATGTTTTACGGTTGATCCGGGATATCCTTTATTTCCAGCCTGAACACAAAGGTACCGATCCCGTTCAAGCGGTTGAATTTTTGATGCATATCTTAAGACATCGGGCGATTGTCTTTTTCATAAGCGATTTTCTTGGTTCAGGATTTGAACCCGAAAAGATTCGGATACCTTTTGGGGTAGCTGCAAAAAAACATGACTTAGTGGTGATAAGAATCACGGATCCTCGGGAAGAAGATATTCCCAAATTGGGTATCGTGGAATTTGAGGACTTAGAAACCGGCGAGATTATGATGGTGAATACCGATGATAAGAGTTTGCTTGACCAATACCGGCGTTATTGTGAAATGAAGGCGATCGCCCAGGAGCGATTGTTTAAATCGTTGGGTGTTGATTATATCGATTTAAAAACTGCTGAAGATTTTACGCCCAAACTCCACAAATTCTTTGAAGAACGGGCGCGCAGATTTCGCTAA
- a CDS encoding MoxR family ATPase produces the protein MNMELKDDIKQINEEIERESLFVQALIAEISKAIVGQNYLINRLLIGLLANGHVLIEGVPGLAKTYAVRTLARAIKAKFQRIQFTPDLLPADITGTLIYNQRTGEFTVSKGPIFANIILADEINRTPPKVQSALLEAMQERQVTIGEETFKLDDPFLVLATQNPIEQEGTYPLPEAQVDRFLLKVKITYPTKEEEKEIIERIAVSGEPEIKPVVDPATIIKARELCKKIYVDKKIKDYIVDLVFATREPEKYNLNELKGLIRYGASPRASIYLTTTARAMAFLKRRGFVIPEDIKELAPDVLRHRIILTYEAEAEEITTDEIIQKILAGVEVP, from the coding sequence ATGAATATGGAGCTTAAAGATGATATTAAACAGATAAATGAGGAGATTGAGCGAGAAAGTCTGTTTGTGCAGGCACTGATAGCGGAGATTAGCAAGGCGATTGTAGGGCAGAATTATTTGATAAACCGGTTGTTAATCGGTCTACTGGCGAACGGTCATGTCTTGATAGAAGGGGTGCCGGGGCTGGCAAAGACTTATGCCGTGCGCACCCTGGCGCGGGCAATAAAGGCAAAATTCCAGCGCATCCAATTCACTCCAGATTTGTTGCCGGCAGATATCACCGGTACATTGATCTATAACCAACGCACCGGTGAATTTACGGTGAGCAAGGGTCCGATTTTTGCCAATATTATTCTGGCAGATGAAATCAACCGCACACCACCCAAGGTTCAAAGCGCACTCTTGGAGGCGATGCAGGAAAGGCAGGTGACGATCGGCGAAGAGACCTTCAAACTTGATGACCCATTTCTGGTATTGGCAACCCAGAATCCTATCGAACAAGAGGGTACCTATCCTTTACCCGAAGCCCAGGTTGATCGGTTTTTGCTGAAGGTGAAGATTACTTATCCCACCAAGGAAGAGGAGAAAGAGATCATTGAACGGATTGCGGTGAGCGGTGAGCCGGAGATAAAGCCGGTGGTCGATCCCGCCACGATCATCAAAGCCCGAGAATTGTGTAAAAAAATCTATGTGGATAAGAAGATAAAGGATTACATCGTGGATCTGGTTTTTGCAACCCGAGAGCCGGAAAAGTATAATCTCAATGAGTTGAAAGGTCTAATCCGATACGGTGCATCACCACGAGCATCAATATATCTTACCACCACCGCCCGGGCGATGGCTTTTTTGAAGCGGCGTGGTTTTGTAATTCCCGAAGATATCAAGGAGCTCGCACCGGATGTCCTGAGACACCGCATCATCCTCACCTACGAGGCAGAAGCTGAAGAAATAACGACTGATGAAATTATTCAAAAAATTCTTGCCGGAGTAGAAGTCCCGTAA